From a single Nicotiana tomentosiformis chromosome 2, ASM39032v3, whole genome shotgun sequence genomic region:
- the LOC138905530 gene encoding uncharacterized protein — protein MAIGGLDTRVDLLLLSMVDFEVILGMDWLSPYHAILDCHAKIMTFAIPGLLRIEWRGTLDYVPNKVISYLKAQRMIGKGCMSYLAFVRNVCAGTPTIDSVPDVFLTDLLGMPPDRDIDFGIVLVPGTQPISIPLYCKAPAELKELKE, from the coding sequence ATGGCTATTGGGGGATTagatactagagttgatctcttattgcttagtatggttgattttgaagtgattttgggcatggattggttgtctccatatcatgctattcttgattgtcacgctaagatcatGACATTTGCAATTCCAGGATTGCTgcggatcgagtggagaggtactCTGGATTATGTTCCCAACAAGGTGATTtcttatctgaaggcccaacggatgatTGGGAAGGGGTGtatgtcatatttggcctttgtgaggaaTGTTTGTGCTggtactcctactattgattctgttccggatGTGTTTCTTACAGACCTgttgggcatgccacccgatagggatattgattttggtattgtcttGGTTccaggaactcagcccatttctattcctctgtattgtaaggcaccagctgagttgaaggaattgaaagagtag